CGCACAAGAACTCCATGTAGGCCCCATGGCGGAAGACTTCCGGCAGATGTTTCATCTGGGACATGACGACCGCAGCCTCGCCCCGGCCGATCTGGCAGGTGTCACATTGGGCGCGGTACAAGCGCTGGCCCAGAAGGTCCAGGAGCGTGAAGCCGACATTGCCGCCATCAAGGCACGCATATCCGCACTCGAAGCGCTGGTGATGCCAGGCACGAATGCATCAGATCGCTGATCGGGACGCGCCATGTCTTACCATCCCCACGTCCTGACTTCCATCCAAATCCGGCCTCAGGGACGCTCCCCTGCTCTGCTGAAACTCACCGGCACTCTTGCTGCGCTGATGATGCTGGGCGGGTTGCCAATGCAAGCCAGCTTTGCACAGGCTTCGAACAGTGCTTCAACGACGGGCCTGTCCACTTCACCGTTGACCGTCAGCACCACACTCACCTCTTCGCACCTGACGTGGAAAGCATCCGCAGCGCACGGATCTGCCACATTGCGACTGGTTCGCAGCGATGGCCAATGGCTGCGAGACATGGCTTTGCCATCCGATTCATTGACTTTGTCCGCACAGGACAATGCGTTGCCCGATGGGCAATACACCTTTGAACTGACGCTGGCACCCGCGCTGGCCACGCGCCGTCAACGAGCCGACGACGACAACGGGGCTTCAGCAACGGCCAATCCTCCCATGGGTGCCACGCAGTCCGGTACCGCGACCGTGCGTGATGGCCGCTTCGTCTTGCCCACTCTGGAGCCGACGAATGGCACTGCCGTTGCAAAGACCACTCCGTTCGCCAAAGATGTGGTGGTGGCTGACGACTCCATCGTTCAAGCCAACATGTGCGTAGGTTTTGACTGTGGCAGTGGGGGTGGCGAGACTTTCGGCAGCGATATGCTGCGCTTGAAAGAGAACAATCTGCGCATCAAGTTTGCCGAAACCCGCGTCGCACCCGACCCAACCCGTGAATGGCAAATCATTGCCAATGAGTCTAATTCGGGCGGTGCCAACTTTCTGGGCATTGACGATGTCACCGGTGTGCTCGGTCCGATCCGTTGGATGGCTGGAGCGCCGGCCGACAGCCTGATGGTTGATGCACAAGGACGTCTTGGTGTCAGAACCGCCACACCCGCGCAAGCTGTGCAAATGAGCACTGCCGACACGCCGGCCATTCGTCTTGAACAGAACAATACGACGGGATTCACCGCGCAGACTTGGGATGTGGCAGGCAATGAGGCCAACTTCTTTGTGCGCGACCTGAATCAGGGAAGTCTCCTTTCACTGCGCATTCGGCCCGGAGCACCGCAATCCAGCGTCGATATCGCTGGCAACGGTTTTGTCGGTTTGGGTACACCTCGCCCATCCGCAGCTTTGCATGTGCGCAGGGTCGATGGCCACAGCAACGTGCATATCGCAAACACCACCACAGCAAACACAGGCCCGCTGGTGGAGCTTCAAAACAAGGGGCCAGTCGTGGCTGCCTTTCTGCGCGGCTCGTCGACAACCCGCTGGACGGCGACTGCTGACACCGGCGATTTTCGGTTCGCTGGAGACTCGGGGACCACGGCTCTGGCGGTACAGGCCAATGGTGATCTGGTCGTGCCAGGCATACTGAGCCAAGGCTCCAGCCGTACGCTCAAGCACGACATCGTGCCCGTCGCCACCCATGCCATTTTGCAAAGCGTGCAGCAACTGCC
The window above is part of the Diaphorobacter sp. HDW4B genome. Proteins encoded here:
- a CDS encoding tail fiber domain-containing protein; its protein translation is MSYHPHVLTSIQIRPQGRSPALLKLTGTLAALMMLGGLPMQASFAQASNSASTTGLSTSPLTVSTTLTSSHLTWKASAAHGSATLRLVRSDGQWLRDMALPSDSLTLSAQDNALPDGQYTFELTLAPALATRRQRADDDNGASATANPPMGATQSGTATVRDGRFVLPTLEPTNGTAVAKTTPFAKDVVVADDSIVQANMCVGFDCGSGGGETFGSDMLRLKENNLRIKFAETRVAPDPTREWQIIANESNSGGANFLGIDDVTGVLGPIRWMAGAPADSLMVDAQGRLGVRTATPAQAVQMSTADTPAIRLEQNNTTGFTAQTWDVAGNEANFFVRDLNQGSLLSLRIRPGAPQSSVDIAGNGFVGLGTPRPSAALHVRRVDGHSNVHIANTTTANTGPLVELQNKGPVVAAFLRGSSTTRWTATADTGDFRFAGDSGTTALAVQANGDLVVPGILSQGSSRTLKHDIVPVATHAILQSVQQLPVYAWRYLSDQNSSVHLGPMAEDVHQATQLGESPRRLAPSDVASLAAAAVQALNQQLAVRDAELSTLMRRFLELESRLSGQVRSQP